A window from Kwoniella newhampshirensis strain CBS 13917 chromosome 3, whole genome shotgun sequence encodes these proteins:
- a CDS encoding mitotic-spindle organizing protein 1 yields MSSAQDEAILQNARDTIDSLYDLSQLLQTGLDKNTLSVCVGMIEQGANPDTLAAVIKALRREQDTIKVQQ; encoded by the exons ATGTCATCAGCACAGGATGAGGCGATATTGCAGAATGCTCGTGACACTATAGATT CACTCTACGACCTTTCCCAGCTGCTCCAAACCG GCCTCGACAAAAATACGCTCTCGGTATGCGTCGGTATGATAGAACAAGGTGCCAATCCCGATACACTCGCC GCTGTGATCAAGGCACTGCGACGAGAACAGGATACAATCAAGGTGCAACAATGA